TGGCACGCCCTTTGCCTTAATGAAGGCATCAACACGACCAAAACCATTCAGGAGGTTTTATCATGAAGAAGTTTGTTATGGCATTCGCGGTTGTTGCGGTTGTCGCTCTGTTTTCCGCCAACGCCATGGCCTGGGGCATGCACGGCTGGCAGGGCAACGGATGCGGCAGGGGTTACACCAGCCAGGTGGATCAAAAGGCTTATCAGGATTTCCTGAGTGCCACCACTGACTTGCGCGCGTCCGTTCGCGCCGACCGGGCCGAGATCGCGGCAATCATGGCCGGACAGAATCCGGATGCCAAGCGGGTTCGCACCCTGACTGAAAACATCGACAAGAACGCCGCCGCCATCCAGGACAAGGCCACGGCCTTGGGGCTGCCCCAGAACGGCGGCATGGGCTACGGTTTCATGCGCGGCGGCAGGATGGGCTACGGGTACGGCAACGGCTTCGGCTGCCCCGCTTGGCAGTAGACAACAATCAAATCCACAGTGTGGCGGGGGAACCCCGCTTCCCCCGCCAACAACCTTTACGGAGGCGACATGCCGCACTGCCAGTGGGGATTCATGACCGGCTCGGGAGCAGGCTGGTTCATGGGAGGCTTCAGCTCCCTTTTCGGACTGCTCATCCTCGGTTTGCTGGTATTCCTGATCATCAGGCTCGTCCAGAGGCCCACTTCCGACCCCGCCGCGAAGCGGGACCGGGAAGATTCCATGGAAATCCTGAAGCGCAAGTACGCTGAAGGGGATATCTCCACCGAGGAATTCCGTAAGATCCGCAGCATATTGAAGAGCTAGGCCGTTCAGGCGGAAGACCTTGCGATCCGCCGCCAGCCGCAGACGATCGCGACAACGCGACGACGCTTGTCTCTCGTCCAAGCAGCCTGAGATTTCAATAAAATAAACGGGCGATGCCGACAGAATCCGGCATCGCCCTTCCCTTTTCCCGATCAAGCGCGGACATCTCGCTATTTGCGCAGTACATCCTTATTAAAAACCATCCGATCGTCGATTTTCCCGTCAAGGGCGTCCAGCAGGTTCTGCGCCGACATGACGCTCATCTGCGTCATGCTCTCCAACGTCATGCCAGCAATGTGCGGCGTAAAAAAAGACCGAGGATGGCGCAACAGGGGAGAATCGGGAGCTGGCGGCTCGGTTTCAAAAACATCGAGGCCGACGCCGCCGAGGAACCCCTGGTCCAGAGCCTTAAGCACTACCGTTTCGTCCAGGAGCTTCCCCCGCCCAACATTGATCAGAAAGGCTCCGGGCTTGAGTCGCTGCATATCCTCCCAAGAAAGCATGTGGTGGGTCTCCGGTGTGTAGGGCACAAGTAGGGAAATGAAATCCGCTTCGGGCAGCGCGGCCCGGAAATCCTTGGTCAACTCCACCCCGGGAATGGGACTCTTGTCCAAGGAACGGCTGAAGGCGATAACCCGCATGCCGAAGGCCACGCACAATTTGGCCATGAGCCGCCCGCTGTTGCCGAAACCGATCACCAACATGGTCCGGCCGTTCAAATTCAACGCCGTATGCTTGTCACGCCACAGCCAATCATCGGTCACGGCTTTTTGGGCCGCGCCGAGATCCTTGGCCATGGCCATCATCAGCATGACGGCATGTTCCGCCACCGCTACCGAGTTTGACCCGGTGGTCATGAGCAGGGGAATGTTCCGGCTTGTGAGGTATTGCCAGTCCACCTTATCCGAGCCCACGCCGAACTGCGAAACCACGCGCAAGCGGGGAGCCAATGCCAGGAGTTCCCTTGGCATCGGAAGATTGCGAACCAGAAGAGCGTCCGCCTCCGGGAGGACCCGCCCCCCCCCCACTCCGGGCTCCACCGGTCCGTCTTGAAGACCTCGATATCGGAACGCGCTTCAAGTAAATCCAGGCCCTCCTGAAGAATATACCCGGTAACCACAACTTTGTACGGCATGAAACCTCCTGAAATAGATAGGAATGATCCCTGGAGCACATGGCCCCATAGGGGATAGGGCTCCACTTTCGGAATGGAGCTATATTATATTTCATGGAATTATGGGAAAAAGAACAAACCTGAGTCAAAACCAAATGCCGCAGCGGGCGCATGAAAAAAAAGCAACCGCCATGCGACAGAAAGGCTCGAGCGAAAACCCGCCTTCCATCATTGCTTCAATGTCCGCTCCAACATCAGATCCAGGGTATCCTCTATGCGCTTCCACCCCGCCTCGGAACGAACATCCACCCCGCCCAGGTTGCGGTGCATACGCGACCGCACGGCCAGGAAGTTAACGGAG
The sequence above is drawn from the Desulfovibrio sp. Huiquan2017 genome and encodes:
- a CDS encoding zinc resistance protein; this encodes MKKFVMAFAVVAVVALFSANAMAWGMHGWQGNGCGRGYTSQVDQKAYQDFLSATTDLRASVRADRAEIAAIMAGQNPDAKRVRTLTENIDKNAAAIQDKATALGLPQNGGMGYGFMRGGRMGYGYGNGFGCPAWQ
- a CDS encoding NAD(P)-dependent oxidoreductase, producing the protein MEPGVGGGRVLPEADALLVRNLPMPRELLALAPRLRVVSQFGVGSDKVDWQYLTSRNIPLLMTTGSNSVAVAEHAVMLMMAMAKDLGAAQKAVTDDWLWRDKHTALNLNGRTMLVIGFGNSGRLMAKLCVAFGMRVIAFSRSLDKSPIPGVELTKDFRAALPEADFISLLVPYTPETHHMLSWEDMQRLKPGAFLINVGRGKLLDETVVLKALDQGFLGGVGLDVFETEPPAPDSPLLRHPRSFFTPHIAGMTLESMTQMSVMSAQNLLDALDGKIDDRMVFNKDVLRK